The Bacteroidota bacterium genome includes a window with the following:
- a CDS encoding (Fe-S)-binding protein: MIVDLFIPCFVDQVYPETGFNVIKILKKLDIEVFYNPKQTCCGQPSFNSGYWKETKEIASKFLKDFPNDRPIVSPSGSCSAFVKNYYGELFSDDSSLEKFEILKNNMFELSDFLVNYLKVYDLGAVFPAKVTYHDACSALREYGLKEEARILLKNVKGLELIEMNESDVCCGFGGTFSVKHKSISTAMTQQKVENAMKTGAEYIVTTEASCILNIEAYIKKQKLPIKTIHIADILSSFEEEL, from the coding sequence ATGATTGTTGATCTGTTTATTCCTTGTTTTGTTGATCAGGTTTATCCTGAAACGGGATTTAATGTCATTAAAATTCTAAAAAAATTAGATATAGAAGTATTTTATAATCCAAAACAAACTTGTTGTGGGCAGCCATCGTTCAACAGCGGATATTGGAAGGAAACAAAAGAAATTGCATCAAAATTTCTAAAAGATTTTCCGAACGATAGACCAATTGTAAGCCCCTCGGGCTCGTGCTCTGCTTTTGTAAAAAATTATTACGGCGAGCTTTTCAGCGATGATTCTTCCCTCGAAAAATTTGAGATTTTAAAAAATAATATGTTCGAGTTAAGCGATTTTTTGGTCAATTATTTGAAGGTTTACGATCTTGGTGCTGTTTTTCCTGCGAAAGTTACATATCATGATGCCTGCTCTGCTTTACGCGAATACGGATTAAAAGAAGAAGCCCGTATTTTGTTGAAGAATGTGAAAGGTCTTGAACTTATTGAAATGAACGAAAGTGATGTTTGTTGTGGTTTTGGGGGCACTTTTTCGGTAAAGCACAAATCAATTTCAACGGCAATGACTCAACAAAAAGTTGAAAATGCCATGAAAACCGGAGCGGAATATATTGTAACAACTGAAGCATCATGTATTTTAAATATCGAAGCATATATTAAAAAGCAAAAACTTCCTATTAAAACAATTCATATTGCTGATATTCTCTCATCATTTGAGGAAGAATTATAG
- a CDS encoding bifunctional response regulator/alkaline phosphatase family protein codes for MKSAKILWADDEIDLLMPHVLFLEAKGHKVVTANSGDSAIELINKYHNFDIIFLDENMPGLSGLETLSIIKSKYPTIPIVMITKSEEEDIMDEAIGSKITDYLIKPVNPKQILLSIKKNVEQKRLITEKTTSDYQMAFGKIGMQINDSYSYDDWVEVYKKIIFWELELDRSNDRTMDEVLKMQKNEANKSFAKFIKANYTSWFDKDLSERPLLSPDIFKHKILPSIDNGEQVCVILIDNLRYDQWKTLQPSIREFYQLDEEQLFYSILPTATQYSRNAMFAGLMPSEIEKLYPQLWLNDEEEGGKNMHEEELLQKQLKRLGKNIDFNYNKITNLKAGKKLVENIPHLLNKQLNVVVVNFVDMLSHARTEMEMIRELAGDDSAYRSITLSWFEHSPLKDFLKELADKKIKVVITTDHGTIRVSNPVKVIGDKKTSTNLRYKQGKNLSYKAKEVFELTKPKQAYLPLTNVSSSYIFSIGDDFFAYPNNYNYYVNYYKDTFQHGGVSLEEMLIPVISLSPK; via the coding sequence ATGAAGAGTGCAAAAATATTGTGGGCTGACGATGAAATTGATTTACTTATGCCTCATGTTTTGTTTTTAGAAGCAAAAGGACACAAAGTTGTAACAGCAAATTCTGGCGATTCTGCCATCGAATTAATAAACAAATATCATAATTTTGATATTATTTTCTTAGACGAAAATATGCCTGGCTTGAGTGGCCTCGAAACACTTTCAATAATCAAAAGCAAATATCCAACAATCCCGATTGTGATGATCACAAAAAGTGAAGAAGAGGATATTATGGACGAAGCTATAGGTTCTAAAATTACTGATTATTTAATTAAGCCTGTAAATCCTAAACAAATTCTGCTTTCAATAAAGAAAAATGTTGAACAAAAACGTCTTATTACAGAAAAAACGACCTCCGATTATCAGATGGCTTTTGGGAAAATTGGAATGCAGATAAATGATTCTTATAGCTACGACGATTGGGTTGAAGTTTATAAAAAAATTATATTCTGGGAATTAGAGTTAGACCGTTCCAATGACAGAACAATGGACGAAGTTCTGAAAATGCAAAAGAATGAAGCTAACAAAAGCTTTGCAAAATTCATCAAAGCTAATTATACATCTTGGTTCGATAAAGATCTGTCTGAAAGACCACTATTGTCGCCCGATATTTTTAAACATAAAATATTGCCATCTATAGATAATGGCGAGCAGGTTTGCGTAATTCTTATCGATAATCTAAGATACGACCAATGGAAAACATTGCAGCCCTCCATCAGAGAATTTTATCAGTTAGACGAGGAGCAATTGTTTTATAGCATTTTGCCTACAGCAACCCAATATTCCCGAAATGCAATGTTTGCCGGACTAATGCCCTCGGAAATTGAGAAACTATATCCTCAACTTTGGCTAAACGACGAAGAGGAAGGAGGGAAAAATATGCATGAGGAAGAATTACTGCAAAAACAGTTAAAGCGTCTTGGGAAAAATATTGATTTTAATTACAATAAAATTACAAATCTTAAAGCCGGAAAAAAACTTGTAGAAAATATCCCGCATTTGCTGAACAAGCAACTAAATGTTGTTGTTGTGAATTTTGTGGATATGTTATCGCATGCACGTACCGAAATGGAAATGATTCGTGAGCTTGCTGGCGACGATTCTGCATATCGTTCTATAACTTTGTCTTGGTTTGAACATTCGCCACTCAAAGATTTTTTAAAGGAGCTTGCCGATAAAAAAATTAAAGTAGTAATTACTACCGATCATGGAACTATCAGAGTAAGCAATCCTGTAAAAGTGATAGGTGACAAAAAGACCAGTACTAATTTAAGATACAAACAAGGGAAAAATCTTAGCTATAAAGCCAAAGAAGTGTTTGAGCTTACAAAACCAAAACAAGCATATCTGCCACTAACAAACGTAAGCTCATCGTACATTTTTTCTATTGGAGACGATTTTTTTGCCTACCCGAACAACTACAATTATTATGTAAATTATTATAAAGATACTTTCCAACATGGAGGAGTTTCTCTTGAAGAAATGCTTATTCCGGTGATTTCTCTTAGCCCAAAATAG
- the tsaE gene encoding tRNA (adenosine(37)-N6)-threonylcarbamoyltransferase complex ATPase subunit type 1 TsaE: MFSASINSINDLDNIAKQLLEEFKHYKIFAFYGEMGVGKTTFIKAICKQLGVKNLVTSPTFSIINEYSIPNSENIFHFDFYRIENEEEAFDIGYEDYFYSNNFCFVEWPEKIENLLPSDTISIKIIENDDKSRSIISL; this comes from the coding sequence ATGTTTTCAGCATCAATAAATTCTATTAATGATTTGGATAATATTGCCAAACAATTATTAGAGGAATTTAAACACTATAAAATTTTTGCATTTTATGGCGAAATGGGTGTTGGCAAAACAACTTTTATAAAAGCAATTTGCAAACAGCTTGGTGTCAAAAATCTGGTTACAAGTCCTACTTTTTCAATTATTAATGAATATTCAATTCCTAATTCCGAAAATATTTTTCATTTCGATTTTTACAGAATTGAAAACGAGGAGGAGGCTTTTGATATAGGCTATGAAGACTATTTTTATAGCAATAATTTTTGTTTTGTAGAATGGCCGGAAAAAATTGAAAATTTGCTTCCTTCAGATACTATTTCTATTAAGATTATAGAAAATGATGATAAATCGAGAAGTATAATTTCATTATAA
- a CDS encoding T9SS type A sorting domain-containing protein — protein MAKNWIIFISLVFLTTVSIFGQTILTVTPDSAYQGEILTIELSGQNTHFAQGSQTIWFNQASSTIYPFPASINATNNQLLTATFFIPFNSNIGLWDVNVGNYIDGLITKNDGFELVNSPYQPEIINVEPDTIYEGEELTISLSGQNTHFLQGTQTVWFNQGSSTIYANNVNCSNNSELFADFLIPCETTDGNWTLNLTNFIDGFLTYDSILIHESVVIDSVISTDLNCYESNDGAITIEAQAATDLSYFNGYVSQATGTFNNLDTGIYNIIVTNLFGCSDTSETAIISQPSELLIENFVVSDTNSFCIGMATVSVTGGTTPFSYQWNEPQNQNSDTAINLCAGTYLVTVSDLNNCIVQDTVVVDNIVGILNIKNENIFNVFPNPNIDGKFFLENKLNSEVSLKVLDILGNEVFETFSYNSLIEINIAEQKSGLYFLSILVGNEIISKKLILLK, from the coding sequence ATGGCAAAAAATTGGATCATATTCATTTCATTAGTTTTCTTAACTACTGTAAGTATTTTTGGACAAACAATTTTAACTGTTACACCAGATTCTGCCTATCAGGGAGAAATTCTGACTATTGAACTTAGCGGACAAAATACTCATTTTGCTCAAGGAAGTCAGACAATTTGGTTCAATCAAGCTAGTTCAACAATCTATCCTTTTCCTGCATCGATAAATGCAACTAACAATCAATTATTGACTGCAACTTTTTTTATTCCTTTCAACTCAAATATAGGCTTGTGGGATGTGAATGTAGGAAATTACATTGATGGTTTAATCACAAAAAACGATGGATTTGAGCTTGTAAACTCGCCATATCAACCAGAAATAATTAATGTTGAACCCGATACAATTTATGAAGGAGAGGAACTAACAATTAGCCTTTCAGGACAAAATACTCACTTTTTGCAAGGGACGCAAACAGTTTGGTTCAATCAGGGTAGTTCAACAATTTATGCTAACAATGTAAACTGTTCGAATAATTCAGAATTATTTGCAGATTTTTTGATTCCTTGTGAAACAACAGATGGAAATTGGACATTAAATCTTACTAATTTTATAGATGGATTTTTGACTTACGATTCTATATTAATTCACGAATCTGTGGTAATTGACTCGGTCATTTCTACAGACCTGAATTGCTATGAATCAAATGATGGGGCGATTACCATAGAAGCGCAGGCTGCCACAGATCTATCCTATTTCAATGGTTACGTGTCTCAAGCTACAGGAACTTTTAATAATTTAGATACTGGAATTTACAATATAATTGTTACAAACTTATTCGGTTGTTCGGATACTAGCGAAACCGCAATTATTTCGCAGCCAAGTGAATTATTAATAGAGAATTTTGTTGTTAGCGACACAAATAGTTTTTGCATTGGTATGGCAACAGTGAGCGTAACTGGAGGTACTACGCCATTTTCATATCAATGGAACGAACCACAAAATCAAAATTCTGATACAGCTATTAATTTATGTGCTGGAACATATTTGGTAACTGTATCGGACTTAAATAACTGTATTGTTCAAGACACAGTGGTGGTTGACAATATAGTTGGAATATTAAATATCAAAAATGAAAATATATTCAATGTGTTTCCAAACCCAAATATTGATGGCAAATTTTTCTTGGAAAACAAATTGAATTCTGAAGTTTCACTGAAGGTTCTTGATATTCTCGGGAATGAAGTTTTTGAAACTTTTTCCTATAATTCTTTGATTGAAATTAATATTGCTGAGCAAAAAAGTGGGCTATATTTTCTAAGTATTTTAGTTGGAAATGAAATAATTAGTAAAAAACTTATTCTACTGAAATAA
- the gltA gene encoding NADPH-dependent glutamate synthase has protein sequence MPEQDQKLRAHNHQEVPYGYTTELASLEAGRCLQCKNPKCVDGCPVNINIPAFIALIAEDKINEAVKKIKETNVLPAICGRVCPQESQCEERCIVGIKDTPVAIGRLERFVADYERKMDLVKVPVIKEKNNKKIAVIGSGPAGLTVAADMQQKGYSVTVFEALHETGGVLTYGIPEFRLPKSIVQFEIDFLKEMGVRFELNHVIGTLLTVDELLEHFDSAFIGVGAGLPMFMNVEGESLGNVFSSNEYLTRMNLMKAYKFPEYDTPMPKANKVIVVGGGNVAMDCARTAIRTGSSEVTIVYRRSRHELPARLEEIHHAEEEGIKFKLLTAPTRYVGTDANMLKSADCIRMELGAPDDSGRRRPVPIEDSEFTIECDLAIVAIGTNPNPIIFETTPDMKRNKWGYIDVNPETNETSKEFVYAGGDIVTGSATVIEAMGAGRIAANAMHKKLSKM, from the coding sequence ATGCCGGAGCAAGATCAAAAACTCAGGGCACACAATCATCAGGAAGTTCCATATGGCTATACTACCGAACTTGCAAGTTTAGAAGCAGGAAGGTGTCTTCAATGCAAAAATCCTAAATGTGTAGATGGTTGTCCGGTAAATATTAATATTCCTGCGTTTATTGCCTTGATTGCTGAAGATAAAATAAATGAAGCAGTCAAAAAAATTAAGGAAACAAATGTTTTGCCAGCAATATGTGGAAGAGTTTGCCCGCAAGAATCACAATGTGAAGAAAGATGTATAGTAGGAATAAAAGATACACCTGTTGCAATTGGCCGCCTGGAAAGATTTGTTGCCGATTACGAAAGAAAAATGGACTTAGTCAAAGTCCCTGTAATTAAAGAAAAAAATAATAAAAAAATTGCTGTAATTGGTTCAGGCCCTGCAGGTTTGACGGTTGCAGCAGATATGCAGCAAAAGGGATACTCTGTTACAGTTTTCGAGGCTCTTCACGAAACCGGAGGAGTATTAACTTATGGTATTCCGGAATTTAGACTTCCAAAATCGATAGTTCAGTTCGAAATAGATTTCTTAAAAGAAATGGGTGTTAGATTTGAGCTAAATCATGTTATTGGAACATTATTAACCGTAGATGAATTGTTAGAACATTTTGATTCGGCATTTATTGGCGTAGGTGCCGGTTTGCCAATGTTTATGAATGTAGAAGGCGAAAGTCTGGGGAATGTTTTCTCATCAAACGAATATTTGACAAGAATGAATTTGATGAAAGCATACAAATTTCCTGAGTATGATACCCCAATGCCAAAAGCAAACAAAGTAATTGTTGTAGGTGGAGGAAATGTTGCAATGGATTGTGCACGAACTGCAATTCGAACGGGCTCTTCTGAAGTTACCATAGTTTACAGACGTTCGCGTCACGAGTTACCGGCTCGTCTCGAAGAAATTCATCATGCCGAAGAAGAAGGGATTAAATTTAAGCTACTTACAGCTCCTACAAGATATGTTGGAACCGATGCAAATATGTTGAAATCGGCAGATTGCATTAGAATGGAATTGGGAGCTCCTGACGATTCAGGACGAAGACGACCTGTTCCAATAGAAGATTCAGAATTTACTATAGAATGCGATTTAGCAATAGTTGCAATTGGAACAAATCCAAATCCTATCATTTTTGAGACAACCCCGGATATGAAACGAAACAAATGGGGATACATTGATGTGAACCCAGAAACAAACGAAACGAGCAAAGAGTTTGTTTATGCTGGCGGAGATATTGTTACAGGATCGGCTACTGTTATCGAAGCAATGGGTGCAGGCAGAATTGCAGCAAATGCAATGCACAAAAAACTTTCGAAAATGTAA